In the genome of Moorena sp. SIOASIH, the window TTTTTGGCTAAATAGCTGTGAGGATGACTCTCTAGACCAGTATAAAAAACTTTTTTAACCCTAGGATGCTCTTCCAGATATTTGGCGATTTTAATTCCAGCTTCATTGAAATGTTTCATTCTAATTTCCAGAGTATCCAAACTTCTATTCAACAGAAAAGCACAATGGGGATCGGCAATCCCTCCCATAATATTTCGGTAACTCCTAATTTGTTCAATTAGTTCTCGCGACCCGGCTACACTCCCTGCTAAAAGATCGCCATGACCTCCGATATACTTGCTGCAACTATGAATGGTCAAATCTGCTCCAAACCTTTGCGGTTGAATATTATACGGTGTTGATAGGGTACTATCCACAATCAGTAAAGTATCAGTGCCGATCTGACTTTTTAGTGTAGCTAAATCAACTAAATACAAATGGGGGTTTGACGGCATTTCTACAAATACAATTTTGACATTGCTTTGATATTGATTTTCAATGTTTTTATGAAAATCATCCCTAATCATTGGATCTATAGGTATGGTTTTTACTCCCAAGTTAGGCAAGACTAAATTAAAAAACTTTCTAATATTTCTATAACACTTGCCCGTGTAAAGTAATATATCGTTTGGCTCAATAAAACTGAATACAGTTGTGACTATCGCATTCATCCCTGAAGAAAAAATCAGAGCATCATCATAATTATCAAGAGCCGCCATTTTGCTTTCAAATTCCAACCAATTTGGATTATCATACCTTCCATATCGTCCTAAACGTACTTCATCCTGGTGATACTTTATGACCTGTTCCGTATTTTCAAAAAAATAAGCAGCGTTATGATATATGGGAGTAATACAACTGTTACTGTAAGTTTCTTTTTTTTGCTTAGACACAGTTTTATCCATTAAAAAAGTAATAGTTTTTACAAACCTAATTCACATTTTTGTAGTGAGATAGGGGTAGTGGTTTAGGTGTTGATCCGGTCAAAGTTTTGGGGGGTAAAATCACTCATTGTGTACCACTACCCATGTTTTTTGACAATTAGCTAAGGTGGTCTACTCTGATCAAGCTCTCCCTATAAAGTGAGACCACGAGGAGAGACATGGAGTTCCGTAGCCAATACTTGTTAAATCAAGTTGCTACCTATCAAGAAATCGACCTGACAGACAGAGTTATTGAGGGGTGCATATCACTGTCTTGATGCAAAGCGCGAGTGGGGTAAACCCCCTCAGGTCAGAACACCCGTCGCTGAGTTATTGATTGACAACCAAAAGAGGCACCCGTTATTGAGAAATACCAAGCCAAAATGACGCTATAGCGTCATTTTGGACTGATGAAATGGCCAGAAAAACCAATTTATAGTATTTTGATGGCGCAGGTAAGCGTGGATGCATTTAAATTGGGATTTTTGAAGCTCAGAACCCTAGCAGCAAGGCTTTCAGGAACAAAATTGAAATGCTCAACAGCTTAGCAACTTCAATTAATTCTGGTTCTGCCATTTCAGTTACCTCGATTTTCAGCTAGCTTTCCGGTATGTTGCCTCGTTTTTTGCCAATAATGGCTATATAGTATAGGGGGCGTCCGTCCAAGTGAAATCGGTGCTGATACTCATGGGTTTCAACAATCTCAAAAATGTCAGTTTTGCCTACCCAAGGGTGCCATGCCACAAAAGAAGCCGAGCTTTTGTCCTCCCACCGTTCTTTCTGCACATTAAAAGCAATCCAGCCATTGGGTGCGATCGCATTAAATGCGCTAGCCCAGCCTTGGGCAGGAATGTGATTAAACCCAAGAGCAGATCCGCAAACTAGACCATTAAAGCTTTGGCTGTTTAACCCCTCCCGTGCTGTGTTGCTTAAATTAGTCAGGTCTTCAACATAGTAATTCTCGTAAACTCCTGGGTATTCCCGTGCTGCCGCTTCAGCTGCTTCTGGAAGAATGTCAATTCCAGTGACTGACTTGACCCCCAAGTCCACTAGAGCTTTTCCTACCATTCCACTTCCTGCCCCAACTTCTAGCAGTACCAGATCCTCAACCGTTTCACCAGCTTGGGTGACTCGATCTATCAGTCGAGAAGATAGTACGGTATGGGATATAGAGTGCAATTTTTCAATTAAATGTCTGTACAGATCAGGAATCCGGTACAATTGACTATAGTCATGTACTCTGAGCTTGGTTTCCTTTCCATTTTGGCTTAGCCAAAAGAATTCTTCTTGGATGGGTAAGTTGCGAGCACTTTCGATTTCTGGTAATTTTATCTCAAAATCAACGTTCTGCATATCTGTTTCTAGTGTCTATCGTTGCTTAGGATTGGTTATCCAAAATTTGTTCACTTTCCCATGGGAAGGAATTGACTTCATGGTTCTATCTTGATCTACCACGTCAGTTGGATAATTGTAAAGGGCAAAATTGGTTAAGATTTGATTAAACCCAAATGATAAATTTTTGGTCTAGGGATTCTTTGATATCAAAGACCATTGTTGGTAGTCTAGGACATTGCTTTCGGTGAAGATATGGATTCCCTATAAATTGAGATGGCTGAGGGAGTCAATTGCTGCGTACGCTTCTTCTGCTATTGCCTCATCTACGGCCAACTTGCTAGTGCTCGTGGCAATGGTTTGTATTGTGGCTGCTCAGATAATAAAATTCGCCTCATTGCACCTCCATTCTAGAATTGCCTTTTGACACTCCCCACGGCGCTTATGCCGGGGGATTCTTGGTTCAACGAACTGACTTGCTTAACCAGACCGGAATCAGGAAAAGTAGAGGACAGATCTTCCCAAGCGTTCAGGAAAGTTTCGGTGTGCCCCACCGTACTCAAGGCTCTATTAAGTATGTTCTTAGCGGCATTATGATCGCGATCTAAATTACAACCACATTTACAGGCATGAGTCCTAGTCGATAAAGACTTTTTAACTACCTCACCGCACTCAGAACAGTTCTGGCTAGTGTAGGCTGGATTGACTGCAACTGTTATCTTGTTAAACCTTTGACCAAAATGCTCTAACCATCCCCGAAATTGACGCCAACCAGCATCATTAATAGACTTGGCAAGACAATGATTTTTGACTAAGTTTTTGACCTTCAAGTCTTGCCTTACGGCACGCTGCGCGAACATAGGCGACCAGGTCGTTAGACCGGATTACGCAACGCGCCAGTCTCTTGGCATGTTCTTTACGCTGCCTACTTATCTTAAGGTGTGCTCTACCTAGTCTATTTTTGGCTTTTCGTCGATTGGCTGTTCGCGTAGCGTGGCCTACGGCCTTGCCTTTCTTTTTTCGGGAAAGTCTACGTTGACAGAATTTTACACGCTTTTCGCTTTTTCTGTAAAACCTAGGGTTGGGTTCCGAGTAGCCATCGGAATCAGTGTAAAACTCTTTCAGTCCTACATCTAATCCAACAGCGTATCCGGTACTTTCTAAGCTTTCAGTCCTATTTACTTTGACGCAAAACTGGACATAATACCCATCGGCTTTCTTGACAATCCTAACCCTCTTTATAAGTTTCTGGTCGAACCACCACAAGTCCCAAGTTCCCTTGAGTTTTATTTTGCCAATACCTTTCTTATCGGTGAACTTAATAGACTTTTTGTCTGGTGATAATTTCCACCCAGATTGCTTATACTCAACAGAACGGCAATGCTTCTTGAATTTTGGAAAACCTTTCTTGCCAGGAACCTTCTTCTTGCAGTTATCGAAGAAGCGTTTAATAGCTCGTTCTACATTTTCAACAGAAGCCTGACAAGCATGGCTATTAAGGTCTTTTACGAACTTAAACTCGTCTCTTAGTTGAGTGTTATAGCGATAGAGTTCTTTCTTTCCGATTCCCTTGTTATCTATCCAATAGCGAAGTACCTTGTTTCGCACAAATTTAGAGGCACGAATAGCTTCGTCTACAGCCTTTTGTTGGGATTTGTTAAGGATGGCTTTGAACTCCATTGCTAACACTCTGACCACCTCATTGACGTTATCTTGCGTGTACTCTTATAGTATATACACGACATATAGCTAATGTCCAGGATAAAATGAAAAATAAATTCAAATACAATAAAAACATTGTCTACTCATGTAAATACCACGTCGTATGGTGCCCTAAATACCGCAGACCAGTACTAGTAGAAGAGGTGGAAGCAAGACTAAAAGAACTCCTCTACCAAATAGCAGAGGAGATCCAAGTCGAAATTATCGAATTAGAGGTAATGCCTGATCATGTTCACCTACTCTGTGAATGCGATCCTCAGTTTGGCATCCACAGAGTGGTTAAAAGGTTTAAAGGAGCAACTAGCAGGTACCTTAGAGAGCAGTTTCCTCATCTGAAAAGTAGGTTGCCTACCTTATGGACTAATTCTTACTTTCTGTCCACGGTTGGAGGTGCTCCACTAGAGACAATCAAACGGTATGTTGCTAACCAAAAAGAGGTTTAGGGAATAAATTCCTGTTCGGGCTAACCCCATGGATAGAATCCAGGGGCTTGCGCCCTCAGGGTTTTCGGTCACTCTAACAAAGCCGTCAAAATATTAACATACTCCTAAGAGTATGGGAAGGCAAACCCTAAAATTTTGTTAAGAGTTGAGCCGTCAGCGCTGTTTCTTGCTTTTTCAGGATAGTTTTTGATCAAAAACCCTAATCACTTCCAACGTCAAACTAGACGCTAATGCTTGACTTTGGACTTCTGAAAAGTTTTGAAGGGATTGGCACACTATCTATAGCGTTAATCATACTTACAGCAGTTTTCAATTGGGTCAGGTACAGATTCCTAGGTTTTAGGGAACAGGGAACAGCGGATCACCGGAACAGGGAACAGAAATATGTCTTAACCTTTACTTCGACTGCTATACATTCAACTTAGTTACCCCTACTCCCTACTCCCTATTGAGTTCATTAATCACATCCCCATAAGCGATCGCTGCTGTTGCCCACTTCGGCAAATTACTACTGATCTCGGCTTGTTGTTCGGCGTTGCTGAATTAAGGAATGAATAGGAGTGGGGTGGGCATCCTGCCTGCCCGAAAAATGAAACGGGCAAGATGCCCGTTCCACACTTATAAGATTTATAACACTTATAACACTTATAACACTTACATTCTTTCTTATAAATATAAGATGCACCCTGGGTGAGTCCTGTTGCCTTGATCAGACCTAGGCGTCGAAATTGGTTTCAGCTCAAGTGGGGCAAGGCTTTGGTCAATCTTGTTCACCCCTAGGTCTAAGTCAGTTTTGTAAAGTTTTGTAAAAATAATCCTTGCTCGGCATAAAACTTAGGCTGACCCCCGAAAAGTTTTTAGAAGCTAACAATAAAGGATTTTTCAGTATGGGCACCAATACCTAGACAGTAAATATATCAAATTCTGATCGTTGTCAAGACTAAATTGATGTTAGATCAAGTCCGGTTAATCACTTCCCAAATAGACGCTGGATTTTTGGTAATGGGTAATCGGTAATGGCTAATCGTCAACTAGCAATTACCAACTAGCAATTACCAACTAGCAATTACCAACTAGCAATTACCAATTACCTATTACCTATTACCTATTACCTATTACCAATTACCAATTACCAATTTCGCTCAGATGATAGCTGACATTAAAACTATAAAGCTAAGTGGAGTTCGTTGAAGTGGATAAAAGTATTTCCCCTGATCTAGAAACAAGTGATAATACTACTAAAAGCCAAAATAAATTGCATTCTCAACTGCAACAAAACCCGATTGCAATTGTCGGTATGGCAGCTTTGTTTCCTAACGCTAGAAATTTGCAGGAATATTGGGAAAATATTCTTGGCAAAGTTGATTGTATTACTGATGTTCCTAGTTCCCACTGGAATGTAGAGGACTATTATGACCCAGACCCTAAAACTCCTGACAAAACCTATGCTAAACGCGGTGGATTCCTACCAGATGTCAAGTTTGATCCTCTAGAATTTGGTCTGCCACCCGATACCCTCGAAGCCATTGATTCTGCTCAATTGCTTGGTCTGATGATGGCAAAGACAGCACTGGCAGATGCGGGCTATGACAAATCTCGGGAATTTAACCGGGAAACTACTGGAGTCATCCTCGGTGGCAGTGGGTTATGGAAAAGCATTACACCTCTGACCACCCGCTTACAGTACCCGGTTTGGGAAAAGGTTCTCAAAAGTAGTGGCTTCTCCGATGAGGATACCCAAAAAATCATTGAGAAAATTAAATTAGCCTATGTGTCATGGGAAGAGAACTCGTTTCCTGGCATGTTAACCAATGTGGTTGCAGGACGAATTACTAACCGTCTGAACTTAGGGGGAACTAACTGTACCGTAGATGCAGCCTGTGCTAGCTCCCTGAGTGCGCTTAAGATGGCGATTAGCGAACTGTTGGAACGTCGCTGTGACATGATGCTCACGGGAGGGTTTGACACCGACAATTCTATCCTCAACTACATGTGTTTCACCAAAACCCCTGCCTTTTCTAAAAAAGACTATTTGAATCCGTTCGATGCATCCTCCGATGGCATGATGGTGGGTGAAGGTTTAGGTATGTTGGTGATTAAACGCCTGGAGGATGCGGAACGGGATGGCGATCGCATTTATGCCGTCATCAAAGGTATTGGTACATCCAGTGATGGTCGATACAAGAGTATCTACGCTCCTCGTCCAGAAGGACAAGTCAAAGCATTGCGTCGAGCCTATCAAGATGCAGGCTTTTCTCCCTCAACAGTTAGCTTGATGGAAGCCCATGGCACAGGAACCCCAGCCGGTGACTTCTGTGAATTTACCGCATTAAATAATGTCTTTAGCGAGAATAACTCGAAGAAACAACATATCGCCTTAGGAAGTGTTAAATCCCAGATTGGTCATACAAAGGCGGCGGCGGGGTCTGCGAGTCTGATTAAAACAATACTAGCTCTCCATCACAAGATTCTACCGCCGACGATTAATATCACTCAACCCAACCCCAAGTTTAAGATTGATGAGTCTCCGTTTTACCTGAATACAGACGTGCAACCCTGGCTGCGGAAAGGCGATACCCCCAGACGGGCGGGAGTGAGTTCCTTTGGGTTTGGAGGTACTAATTATCATATCGTCCTGGAAGAGTATACCAAAGCACAACCTGGTCCGTTTCGTATACACAAGACTCCTGAGTCAATTCTACTGTCGGCTAATACTCCAGAAGAGTTGTTAAGTCGATGTGAGGCTGTCATCGCCCAATTAGAATCAGAGACTGCTCTGGAGCACTATCAAGAACTGATTAACTCCTGTAAATCCTTAGTCGTTCCTGTGGATGCTGCTAGAGTGGGCTTTGTGGCAACATCCTTAACTGAAGCTTGCCACTTGCTCAAGCTGACGATAAAGATGCTGCAAAAACAAGGGCAAGCAGAATCCTGGGAACATCCCCGTGGCATCTACTACCGCCAGACAGGTATTTCTTCTGAAGGCAAAGTGGTGGCTCTATTTCCTGGTCAAGGCTCTCAGTACCTGGAGATGGGTAAGAAACTGGCACTCAACTTCCCCCCAGTGCAAGATGCCTATAATGCTCTTGATGACCTGTTTATTAACGATGGTTTAAAACCCCTTTCTCAAGTTGTTTTCCCTTACCCTGGGTTTGATGACAATCAAAAGGCGACTCAGACTGAGGTTATACAGCGTACTGAAAATGCTCAACCCGCCATTGGTGCTTTCAGTGTGGGTCTGTATAAAATCCTGGAACAAGCTGGGTTTAAGCCGGATTTTGTGGCAGGACATAGCTTTGGAGAACTGACAGCACTTTGGGCTGGTGGAGTATTAAGCGACGCAGATTACTTCTACCTAGTTAAAGCTCGGGGTCAAGCTATGGGTACCCCCCAGAATGTTGACGATTGTGATTCTGGCACCATGCTAGCGGTGAATGGCGATATCGGTAAGGTGGAGCGAATCATCTCTGGTATGTCTTATCTGAAGATAGCCAATTATAATTCTCCGAATCAGGTCGTGCTCTCTGGATCTAAGCCAGAAATTGCCACCTTACAACAAATTCTGACCAAACAAGGCTATTCCGTTAACCTATTACCCGTATCAGCCGCATTCCATACTCCGTTTGTCTCTTATGCCAGTCAACCCTTTGCTGAAGCCTTGCGGTCTGTTACTTTCCACAGTCCTAAACTCCCAGTCTATGCCAATACCACTACTGAACCTTACCCCCATGACTCTGAGGCGATTCAAGAAATCCTAGAAACCCAGATGCTCAAGTCAGTGCGGTTTGAGCAAGAAATAGAAAACATTTACGGCAATGGTGGTTATTACTTTATCGAAATTGGACCGAGACGAATCCTCACCAATTTGGTCAAGAATACCCTAGGCGATCGCCCCCATATCGCCATCCCCCTCAATCCTAGTCGGGAAAAAGATAGTGATTTGCAACTGCGGCAAGCAGTGATGCAGTTACGGGTAGCGGGCTTGCCTTTACAAAACCTAGATCCTTATCAACATGAGCCTATCCTTACCAAAACCAAAGGTAGCAAACGGATGCAGGTGCCCTTAAGTGGCAGTAACTACATCAGTGAGAAGACCAAAGCGGCTTTTGAGCAAGCGTTGCAGGATGGATACCAGGTTAAGTCACAGGTTAAGTCAATTGTCACTGAACCTGATTCTAAGTTGCTTTCAAACCTGTTATCTGAACAAACCAACGTGGAAACAAGCGGAAACGGACACACAGAAACAGAGGGAAATGGCACAACAGAGCTAATTACCTCTATCAATGCAACTGAGGATCAGACAACTCCTGTGGCTCAATCTCTGCCATCTGAAATGATAACGGTTACCGAAGACATCACTCCGTCTCCATCGGCACCGAGTCTTCTCCAAGATACGCCAGAGCACACTCCCGATTTAGCGCCAGTGCTTTCCTTAGCTGAACCAACTGACACTCCAGATTTCACTCAAAATTTCAATCCTGTTGTTTCTATTATCGAATCAGAAGACATGTTACACACTACATCTCAAACCAACGCTAATGTCCAGCCAGTGGTAGGCAACAGTCTAGAAGCACTACTGAATCAATTTAGTCACCATCAATCAGAAATTCTGCGAGTGCATGAACAGTATCTTAATAGTCAGGCACAGTGTGCTCAAATCTTTTTACAACTGATTCAGCAACAATCTGGCTCTTTAATTCTTAGCAAAACCAAACAGTCAGTCCAGTTGAAGCCAGTGAAGGCACAAGTTCAGCAACAGCAACCTGCCTCGATTACTTCTAGCAACACTCAACAGTTGCCTCAACAGTTGCCTCAACAGTTGCCTCAACAGTTGCCTCAACAACAGTTGTCTGAGCCGACTCCTGCTCCTGCTCCTACTCGCACGACTACTCCAGTAGTTGCTGAATTTCAAACTAGCTCAGTGACTGAGCCAACCAAGCCAGTAACTCCTGTATCTATTCCTCAAGCGCAACCTGTAGTAGCAGAAGTGCCTCAGCAGCCTAAGGTTCGTCAAATTTCTGAGTATATTCAGGCTCGCACTCCCGAGACAGCACCATCTCCAGCGGCTCCTGTAACACCTACCACTACGGAAACTGTCTCGTCACCTGAAGCCACTGAAGCCACTTCTATATCAGAGTCTGCTCTGGGCGAGTCTTTGTTAAATGTCGTCAGTGACAAGACTGGTTATCCCGCAGAAATGTTGGAACTAGATATGGATTTAGAGGCAGATTTAGGGATTGACTCGATTAAACGGGTGGAAATTATGGGTTCAGTGCAGGATATCTACCCTGAACTGCCCAAAGTGAGTCCAGAGGCCCTAGCAGAAAAGCGCACTCTTGGTGAGATTGTTGAGTACCTGGAAAACCAAATGTCAATGGCTCAAAAAAAAATAGCGTAGCCAATCCGGTAGATCAGCAACCCCTTCCCAATCACCCGATTCAACGTCGCCTTGTCAAACTGATGCCACTACCAACTCCTGATTTCTGGGAATTTCCCAAACCTCAGCGCTCTACTTGTTTACTGACCGATGACGGTTCCTTGACCACCAGCAGGCTAGCGCAACTCTTAATTCAACGAGGTTGGCAGGTGGTGGTCATCAGTTTACCTCAGTCTCTGGTGGCCCAACAGCCACCCCTACCCCCAGAAGTCAATCGTCTCTTGCTTACAGAGTTGAGGGAGGAGTACTTGCAACAGCAATTGGAATTGGTTTTAGGGACTTATGGTTCGATTGAAGCCTTTATCCACCTACATCCTGTCACTCAAGAGCTCCATAATAACCGATTCTCCTATCTCAAAGCTGAAAAGGCTATCCTCAAGTATGTGTTTCTCATGGCTAAGCACTTGAAGACATCACTAACTCAAGCGGCGCATCAGGGGCGTAGTTCTTTTCTGACCACTGCTCATCTAGATGGTGAATTTGGACTAGGAGGAAAAATCGACTTTGGTGTCATTGGTGGTGGTCTGTTTGGTCTAACCAAAACTCTCAACTTAGAGTGGCAAGGGGTATTTTGTAGAGCTATTGACTTCAGTCCGGAGTTGGATCCGGAAACGACAGCACAAGCGGTGATGACTGAACTTTATGATCCCAATTCCCTGATCTTAGAGGTGGGATACAATTCCGAAGGACGGGTGACACTAGTATCTGAAACACCGATGGCTGCGTAGGGTGCGTTAGGGAAGGGCTCGCCGTAATTTTCCGCCTCTACCGCCAGTGTTAGGATAGCCGGTCTGGAAATGAAACGGGCAAGATGCCCGTTCCACCAAGATGCCCGTTCCACCCACCAGGTCTATAGGTTAAGTAATAATCCGCAGAGGGTTTACCTGCTGCGGATTAACTATATAGCAAAGGGAACAGGGAACAGGGAACAGGGAATATGGCATCAAAAATTCTCACAATTCCGACACGGATTGCTCTTTTCCTCAATTCTCAATTCTCAATTACCAATTACCAATTACTAATTACCAATTACTAATTACCAATTACCAATTACTAATGCATAATGTTAAGAATTGTAAAAACTACTTCACTGTGCATAAAAGATAAAACTTGCCCTGAAAAGTATTTAGAGGATTAAACTCACAGATTTTTCTGTTGGTAAACACTACCTCGGAGATCAGCCTAATGAACCAACACACTACAATTAATTCATCATCCGTTGTTCTGGTCAGCGGTGGTGGAAGAGGGGTTACGGCTCAATGCGTAATTAAACTAGCAGAGCAATATCGGTGCAAATTTATTCTGCTGGGTCGCTCTTGTATTGCTGACACTGAACCAGAATGGGCTAAAAATTGCTTCGACGAGTCCGAATTGAAAAAGCGAATCATGCAGGATTTGATCGCCCAAGGTGAAAAGCCCACACCTGTCAAAGTTAAAAAACATTTTAATACTATATCACGAGGACGAGACATTACTAAAACTATCTCTACTATTAAACAGATTGGAGGAGAGGCAGAGTATCTTAGTGTAGACGTTACCAATAGTGCTGATTTAAATGCTAAGCTAGCACCAGTAATTCAGTGCTTTGGAGCGATTACGGGAATTATTCATGGAGCGGGTAACTTAGCCGATAAGTTGATTGAAAAAAAATCAGAGCAGGATTTTGAAACAGTTTACAATACCAAGATTGAAGGGTTAGAAAGCTTACTTAGCTGTGTCCAACCCAGTCAATTAGACTTCATTGTTTTATTTTCCTCCTTTGTAGCATTTTACGGCAATCCTGGTCAATCCGATTATGCCTTAGCTAATGAAATCCTTAATAAGTATGCCTATGTACTAAAGCATAAGTATCCCAATTGTCACGTAGTTTCTATCGGTTGGGGGCCTTGGGATGGGGGGATGGTCACCCCGGAATTAAAGAAGTTTTTTGCCCAGCAAGATATGGAATTAATTTCCGTGGATGTGGGAGCAAAAATGTTAATTGATGAATTAAATAGTTCTGATCAGGAGACTGCACAAATTCTAGTGATGAGCCGTCCGATTGTTGGCTCCCCTAAGCAGCTATCTCCTGAAAAACAGACATTCCGGATTCAGCGAAAATTAACTTTATCCGAGAATCCTTTTGTCTGTGACCACGTGATTGCCTCTCATCCAGTTTTACCAGCCATGTGTGGTATCTCATGGATTGCCAATACTTGTGAACAACTCTATCCCGGTTACAAATTTTTCAGTTGTGACAACTACAAAGTTCTCAAAGGAATTGTTTTCGACAACACCCTGGCCAATTCCTACACGCTGGATTTAAAAGAAATTAAAAAATCTCAAGGTTCAATAGAATTTGAAGCACTGGTTTCGAGCGAAAGCACCATAAAAATACCTCATTATCATTACAAGACTCAAATAAAGCTGGTGCAGGAAATTCCTCAAGCTACTACTTATGAGTCATTTAATAGTACCCAAAATCCAGCACTTCTGAGTCTGTCACCTTATCAAAATGGCACCTTATTCCATAAACCCCGTTTTCAGGGAGTGAAGCGAATTCTCAATATCAGTGCTGAAGGATTGACTGTTCAATGTAGTTTGGAGAGTTTGGACGTCAAACAACAAGGTAAATTTCCAGTCCAGGCATTCAATCCTTACACCGCTGATATTTTATTTCAAGCTCTACTAGTTTGGGTTAGGTACTTTGATGATTTAGGTAGCTTACCTTTGCAGTTTAGCAAACTGGAACAGTTTAGTTTGATTCCATTTAATCAGGAATTTTATATTTCATTGGAGATTGATTCAAGGAGTGACAATCGAGTAGTTGCTAATGCTACGGCTCACGAGGCTCAAGGAAATATCTATCTAAAGATTGACCAAATGCAGGTGACCAGCAGCTCTCGACTTAATCACCTATTTATGGAAAACACTTGTTCAGATTTGGTTTGTTCTTGAATGTTGAATGTTGAATGTTGAATGTTGAAGGTTTAGGGTAGGTTGAATGTTGAAGGTTTAGGGTAGGTTG includes:
- a CDS encoding aminotransferase class I/II-fold pyridoxal phosphate-dependent enzyme; protein product: MSKQKKETYSNSCITPIYHNAAYFFENTEQVIKYHQDEVRLGRYGRYDNPNWLEFESKMAALDNYDDALIFSSGMNAIVTTVFSFIEPNDILLYTGKCYRNIRKFFNLVLPNLGVKTIPIDPMIRDDFHKNIENQYQSNVKIVFVEMPSNPHLYLVDLATLKSQIGTDTLLIVDSTLSTPYNIQPQRFGADLTIHSCSKYIGGHGDLLAGSVAGSRELIEQIRSYRNIMGGIADPHCAFLLNRSLDTLEIRMKHFNEAGIKIAKYLEEHPRVKKVFYTGLESHPHSYLAKKYLMGHGGLISFELDADREVTSKFVDALRVPFMGTNFGSSNAMVEQCSVFTYYQLSPTEKQEIGITDSLIRLSIGYEDSDLVIKDIDQALKTIDQR
- a CDS encoding methyltransferase domain-containing protein encodes the protein MQNVDFEIKLPEIESARNLPIQEEFFWLSQNGKETKLRVHDYSQLYRIPDLYRHLIEKLHSISHTVLSSRLIDRVTQAGETVEDLVLLEVGAGSGMVGKALVDLGVKSVTGIDILPEAAEAAAREYPGVYENYYVEDLTNLSNTAREGLNSQSFNGLVCGSALGFNHIPAQGWASAFNAIAPNGWIAFNVQKERWEDKSSASFVAWHPWVGKTDIFEIVETHEYQHRFHLDGRPLYYIAIIGKKRGNIPES
- the tnpA gene encoding IS200/IS605 family transposase; its protein translation is MKNKFKYNKNIVYSCKYHVVWCPKYRRPVLVEEVEARLKELLYQIAEEIQVEIIELEVMPDHVHLLCECDPQFGIHRVVKRFKGATSRYLREQFPHLKSRLPTLWTNSYFLSTVGGAPLETIKRYVANQKEV
- a CDS encoding beta-ketoacyl synthase N-terminal-like domain-containing protein; this translates as MDKSISPDLETSDNTTKSQNKLHSQLQQNPIAIVGMAALFPNARNLQEYWENILGKVDCITDVPSSHWNVEDYYDPDPKTPDKTYAKRGGFLPDVKFDPLEFGLPPDTLEAIDSAQLLGLMMAKTALADAGYDKSREFNRETTGVILGGSGLWKSITPLTTRLQYPVWEKVLKSSGFSDEDTQKIIEKIKLAYVSWEENSFPGMLTNVVAGRITNRLNLGGTNCTVDAACASSLSALKMAISELLERRCDMMLTGGFDTDNSILNYMCFTKTPAFSKKDYLNPFDASSDGMMVGEGLGMLVIKRLEDAERDGDRIYAVIKGIGTSSDGRYKSIYAPRPEGQVKALRRAYQDAGFSPSTVSLMEAHGTGTPAGDFCEFTALNNVFSENNSKKQHIALGSVKSQIGHTKAAAGSASLIKTILALHHKILPPTINITQPNPKFKIDESPFYLNTDVQPWLRKGDTPRRAGVSSFGFGGTNYHIVLEEYTKAQPGPFRIHKTPESILLSANTPEELLSRCEAVIAQLESETALEHYQELINSCKSLVVPVDAARVGFVATSLTEACHLLKLTIKMLQKQGQAESWEHPRGIYYRQTGISSEGKVVALFPGQGSQYLEMGKKLALNFPPVQDAYNALDDLFINDGLKPLSQVVFPYPGFDDNQKATQTEVIQRTENAQPAIGAFSVGLYKILEQAGFKPDFVAGHSFGELTALWAGGVLSDADYFYLVKARGQAMGTPQNVDDCDSGTMLAVNGDIGKVERIISGMSYLKIANYNSPNQVVLSGSKPEIATLQQILTKQGYSVNLLPVSAAFHTPFVSYASQPFAEALRSVTFHSPKLPVYANTTTEPYPHDSEAIQEILETQMLKSVRFEQEIENIYGNGGYYFIEIGPRRILTNLVKNTLGDRPHIAIPLNPSREKDSDLQLRQAVMQLRVAGLPLQNLDPYQHEPILTKTKGSKRMQVPLSGSNYISEKTKAAFEQALQDGYQVKSQVKSIVTEPDSKLLSNLLSEQTNVETSGNGHTETEGNGTTELITSINATEDQTTPVAQSLPSEMITVTEDITPSPSAPSLLQDTPEHTPDLAPVLSLAEPTDTPDFTQNFNPVVSIIESEDMLHTTSQTNANVQPVVGNSLEALLNQFSHHQSEILRVHEQYLNSQAQCAQIFLQLIQQQSGSLILSKTKQSVQLKPVKAQVQQQQPASITSSNTQQLPQQLPQQLPQQLPQQQLSEPTPAPAPTRTTTPVVAEFQTSSVTEPTKPVTPVSIPQAQPVVAEVPQQPKVRQISEYIQARTPETAPSPAAPVTPTTTETVSSPEATEATSISESALGESLLNVVSDKTGYPAEMLELDMDLEADLGIDSIKRVEIMGSVQDIYPELPKVSPEALAEKRTLGEIVEYLENQMSMAQKKIA
- a CDS encoding SDR family NAD(P)-dependent oxidoreductase, translated to MNQHTTINSSSVVLVSGGGRGVTAQCVIKLAEQYRCKFILLGRSCIADTEPEWAKNCFDESELKKRIMQDLIAQGEKPTPVKVKKHFNTISRGRDITKTISTIKQIGGEAEYLSVDVTNSADLNAKLAPVIQCFGAITGIIHGAGNLADKLIEKKSEQDFETVYNTKIEGLESLLSCVQPSQLDFIVLFSSFVAFYGNPGQSDYALANEILNKYAYVLKHKYPNCHVVSIGWGPWDGGMVTPELKKFFAQQDMELISVDVGAKMLIDELNSSDQETAQILVMSRPIVGSPKQLSPEKQTFRIQRKLTLSENPFVCDHVIASHPVLPAMCGISWIANTCEQLYPGYKFFSCDNYKVLKGIVFDNTLANSYTLDLKEIKKSQGSIEFEALVSSESTIKIPHYHYKTQIKLVQEIPQATTYESFNSTQNPALLSLSPYQNGTLFHKPRFQGVKRILNISAEGLTVQCSLESLDVKQQGKFPVQAFNPYTADILFQALLVWVRYFDDLGSLPLQFSKLEQFSLIPFNQEFYISLEIDSRSDNRVVANATAHEAQGNIYLKIDQMQVTSSSRLNHLFMENTCSDLVCS